Proteins encoded within one genomic window of Amycolatopsis sp. 2-15:
- the paaZ gene encoding phenylacetic acid degradation bifunctional protein PaaZ, translating to MVLLRSYVSGGWHTATDEGAPLHDAATGEEVARVSSTGVDFAGALDYGRRVGGPALRELTFHQRAALLKALASHLREHREELYAVSARTGATLGDSKFDVDGGIGVLFSYASKGKRELPNDTVYIDGAVEPLSKGGTFVAQHVAVPLHGVAIQINAFNFPVWGPLEKFAPAFLAGVPSLIKPASQTAYLTAKLVELIIESGLLPEGSLQFIAGSVGDLLDHVTAQDLVSFTGSASTAQKLRAHPAVVRNSVRFNAEADSLNCSILAPDARPSTPEFDLFVKQLVTEMTVKAGQKCTAIRRAFVPEEMLDDVAEAASARLAKVVVGNPAAEGVRMGALASLEQREEVRRSLKALLDAGSVVYGDPEHVDVVGADESTGAFLSPVLLKADPQRSEPHEVEAFGPVSTLMPYTSIEQVIEFAARGGGSLAGSIVTGDPEFARTIVLGVAPYHGRLLVLDADDAKESTGHGSPMPQLVHGGPGRAGGGEEMGGIRGVLHHMQRTAVQASPKVLSTVTGRWIEGAPRVEGEHPFRKSLAELRVGDSVVAGPRTVTRADIDHFAEFTGDTFYAHTDEAAAAANPLFGGIVAHGYLVVSFAAGLFVSPEPGPVLANYGLENLRFLTPVKEGDALTVTLTAKQITPRIDQEYGEVRWDADVVNQTGDSVAKYDVLTLVSKEQP from the coding sequence ATGGTTTTGCTCCGCAGCTACGTCTCCGGCGGCTGGCACACGGCGACGGACGAGGGAGCGCCGCTGCACGACGCGGCGACCGGCGAGGAGGTCGCCCGCGTCTCGTCGACCGGCGTCGACTTCGCGGGCGCGCTCGACTATGGCCGCCGCGTGGGCGGCCCCGCCCTGCGTGAGCTCACGTTCCACCAGCGTGCGGCCCTGCTCAAGGCTCTGGCGTCCCACCTGCGCGAGCACCGCGAGGAGCTCTACGCGGTGTCGGCGCGCACCGGCGCCACACTGGGCGACTCGAAGTTCGACGTCGACGGCGGCATCGGCGTGCTGTTCAGCTACGCGTCGAAGGGCAAGCGCGAGCTGCCCAACGACACCGTGTACATCGACGGCGCGGTCGAGCCGCTGAGCAAGGGCGGCACCTTCGTCGCGCAGCACGTCGCCGTGCCGCTGCACGGGGTCGCGATCCAGATCAACGCGTTCAACTTCCCGGTGTGGGGGCCGCTGGAGAAGTTCGCGCCCGCGTTCCTCGCCGGCGTGCCGAGCCTGATCAAGCCCGCGAGCCAGACGGCCTACCTCACCGCGAAGCTCGTCGAGCTGATCATCGAGTCCGGCCTCCTGCCCGAGGGTTCACTGCAGTTCATCGCCGGCAGCGTCGGCGACCTGCTCGACCACGTGACCGCGCAGGACCTGGTGTCGTTCACCGGTTCCGCGTCCACCGCGCAGAAGCTGCGCGCGCACCCCGCGGTCGTGCGCAACTCCGTGCGCTTCAACGCGGAGGCCGACTCGCTGAACTGCTCGATCCTCGCGCCCGACGCGCGGCCGAGCACACCGGAGTTCGACCTGTTCGTGAAGCAGCTGGTCACGGAGATGACCGTGAAGGCGGGCCAGAAGTGCACCGCGATCCGCCGCGCGTTCGTGCCGGAGGAGATGCTCGACGACGTCGCCGAGGCCGCGAGTGCGCGCCTGGCGAAGGTCGTGGTCGGCAACCCGGCCGCCGAGGGCGTGCGCATGGGCGCGCTGGCCAGCCTGGAGCAGCGCGAAGAGGTCCGCCGTTCGCTCAAGGCCCTGCTCGACGCCGGCAGTGTCGTCTACGGCGACCCGGAGCACGTCGACGTGGTCGGCGCCGACGAGTCGACCGGTGCGTTCCTGTCGCCGGTGCTGCTCAAGGCCGACCCGCAGCGTTCGGAGCCGCACGAGGTCGAGGCGTTCGGCCCGGTGTCCACGCTGATGCCCTACACCTCGATCGAGCAGGTCATCGAGTTCGCGGCGCGCGGCGGCGGCAGCCTCGCCGGGTCGATCGTGACCGGCGACCCGGAGTTCGCGCGGACGATCGTGCTGGGCGTCGCGCCGTACCACGGCCGGCTGCTCGTGCTCGACGCCGACGACGCGAAGGAGTCGACGGGCCACGGCTCGCCGATGCCGCAGCTCGTGCACGGTGGTCCGGGTCGCGCCGGCGGTGGCGAGGAGATGGGCGGCATCCGCGGCGTGCTGCACCACATGCAGCGCACGGCCGTGCAGGCCAGCCCGAAGGTGCTCAGCACCGTCACCGGGCGGTGGATCGAGGGCGCGCCGCGCGTGGAGGGCGAGCACCCGTTCCGCAAGTCGCTGGCCGAGCTGCGCGTGGGCGATTCCGTGGTGGCCGGCCCGCGGACGGTGACCCGCGCCGACATCGACCACTTCGCCGAGTTCACCGGCGACACCTTCTACGCCCACACCGACGAGGCCGCCGCGGCCGCGAACCCGCTGTTCGGCGGGATCGTCGCCCACGGCTACCTGGTCGTGTCGTTCGCCGCCGGCCTGTTCGTCTCACCGGAGCCGGGCCCGGTGCTCGCCAACTACGGCCTGGAGAACCTGCGGTTCCTCACGCCGGTCAAGGAAGGCGACGCGCTCACCGTGACACTGACCGCCAAGCAGATCACCCCGCGCATCGACCAGGAGTACGGCGAGGTCCGCTGGGACGCCGACGTCGTGAACCAGACCGGCGATTCCGTGGCGAAGTACGACGTGCTCACGCTCGTTTCGAAGGAGCAGCCGTGA
- the paaI gene encoding hydroxyphenylacetyl-CoA thioesterase PaaI, whose amino-acid sequence MFDTDEASKGLGIELVEAADGRAVATMKVTESMVNGHDIAHGGYLFLLADTAFALACNTHGPVTVASGAEISFVAAGRLGDHLTATATERTRYGRNGIYDVTVHRDTPAGPEVVAEFRGRSRVIEKSRENR is encoded by the coding sequence ATGTTCGACACCGACGAGGCGTCGAAGGGCCTGGGCATCGAGCTCGTGGAGGCCGCCGACGGGCGCGCAGTCGCCACCATGAAGGTGACGGAGTCGATGGTCAACGGCCACGACATCGCCCACGGCGGCTACCTGTTCCTGCTCGCCGACACCGCGTTCGCCCTCGCGTGCAACACCCACGGACCGGTCACCGTCGCCTCCGGCGCCGAGATCTCCTTCGTCGCGGCCGGCCGCCTCGGCGACCACCTCACCGCCACGGCCACCGAGCGCACCCGCTACGGCCGCAACGGCATCTACGACGTCACCGTGCACCGGGACACCCCCGCCGGGCCCGAGGTCGTCGCCGAGTTCCGCGGCCGCAGCCGCGTCATCGAGAAGAGCCGGGAAAACCGATGA
- the paaK gene encoding phenylacetate--CoA ligase PaaK: MKDTAEKLSADELAALQLERLQWTLRHAYANVHFYTKKFDETGVHPDDCKELADLAKFPFTTKADLRDNYPFGMFAVPQDQVRRIHASSGTTGKPTVVGYTEQDIDTWATVMARSIRAAGGRPGHKVHVAYGYGLFTGGLGAHYGAEKLGCTVIPASGGMTARQVQLITDFQPEIIMVTPSYMLTLLDEFERQGVDPRASSLKVGIFGAEPWTEQMRAEIEERFALDAVDIYGLSEVMGPGVAQECVETKDGLHIWEDHFFPEVIDPFSEEVLPSGAQGELLFTSLTKQALPIIRYRTRDLTRLMPGTARPAFRRMEKVTGRSDDLIILRGVNVFPTQIEEIVLRVDALSPHFQLVRSTRGRLDHLTVRVEARHDATTDARTAAAAVLIAGVKDGVGVTVGVEVVEPDTLERSVGKMRRVIDERDKT; encoded by the coding sequence ATGAAAGACACTGCTGAAAAGCTGAGCGCCGACGAGCTCGCCGCCCTCCAGCTGGAACGTCTGCAATGGACACTGCGGCACGCGTACGCCAACGTCCACTTCTACACCAAGAAGTTCGACGAGACGGGCGTGCACCCGGACGACTGCAAGGAACTGGCCGACCTCGCGAAGTTCCCGTTTACCACGAAGGCGGACCTGCGCGACAACTACCCGTTCGGAATGTTCGCCGTGCCGCAGGACCAGGTGCGCCGCATCCACGCGTCCAGCGGCACCACCGGCAAGCCGACCGTCGTCGGTTACACCGAGCAGGACATCGACACGTGGGCGACCGTGATGGCGCGCTCGATCCGCGCGGCCGGCGGGCGCCCGGGGCACAAGGTGCACGTGGCGTATGGCTACGGCCTGTTCACCGGCGGGCTCGGCGCGCACTACGGCGCGGAAAAGCTCGGCTGCACCGTGATCCCGGCCTCAGGCGGCATGACCGCGCGCCAGGTGCAGCTGATCACCGACTTCCAGCCCGAGATCATCATGGTCACGCCCTCGTACATGCTCACGCTGCTCGACGAGTTCGAACGCCAGGGCGTGGACCCACGGGCCAGCTCGCTCAAGGTCGGCATTTTCGGCGCCGAGCCGTGGACCGAGCAGATGCGCGCGGAGATCGAGGAACGCTTCGCGCTCGACGCCGTGGACATCTACGGCCTGTCCGAGGTGATGGGGCCGGGTGTCGCGCAGGAGTGCGTGGAGACCAAGGACGGCCTGCACATCTGGGAGGACCACTTCTTCCCCGAGGTGATCGACCCGTTCAGCGAAGAGGTGCTGCCGTCGGGCGCGCAAGGTGAGCTGCTGTTCACGTCGCTGACGAAGCAGGCGCTGCCGATCATCCGATACCGCACGCGCGACCTCACGCGACTGATGCCGGGCACGGCGCGGCCGGCGTTCCGGCGCATGGAGAAGGTGACCGGGCGCAGCGACGACCTCATCATCCTGCGGGGCGTCAACGTCTTCCCGACGCAGATCGAGGAGATCGTGCTGCGGGTCGACGCGTTGAGTCCGCACTTCCAGCTGGTGCGTTCGACGCGGGGCCGGCTGGACCACCTGACCGTGCGGGTCGAGGCGCGCCACGACGCCACGACCGACGCGCGGACGGCTGCCGCGGCGGTGTTGATCGCGGGCGTGAAGGACGGCGTGGGGGTGACCGTCGGCGTCGAGGTGGTGGAGCCGGACACCTTGGAACGTTCGGTTGGCAAGATGCGTCGCGTGATCGACGAGCGGGACAAGACGTGA
- a CDS encoding TetR/AcrR family transcriptional regulator, whose amino-acid sequence MTTARRGRPGYDLESLLQVAVKLFNERGYDGTSMEDLSRKLGITKSAIYHHVPSKEELLRLSVDRALDGLFEVAASTEQLDGRAIDRLEHLVRGSVLVLADRLPFVTLLLRVRGNTKVERSALARRREFDRLVTDLVKQAEAEGDVRPDIDPAVAARLLFGTVNSLIEWYRPRRGSSGAELADAVCKMAFDGLRA is encoded by the coding sequence GTGACGACGGCCCGGCGGGGGCGGCCCGGGTACGACCTGGAATCACTGCTGCAGGTCGCGGTGAAGCTGTTCAACGAGCGCGGCTACGACGGCACCAGCATGGAAGACCTCTCGCGCAAGCTGGGCATCACGAAGTCGGCGATCTACCACCACGTGCCCAGCAAGGAAGAGCTGCTGCGGCTTTCGGTGGACCGGGCGCTCGACGGGCTGTTCGAGGTCGCGGCGTCCACGGAGCAGCTCGACGGGCGCGCGATCGATCGGCTGGAGCACCTCGTGCGCGGCAGTGTGCTGGTGCTGGCCGACCGGCTGCCGTTCGTCACGCTGCTGCTTCGCGTGCGTGGCAACACCAAGGTGGAGCGTTCGGCGCTGGCCCGCCGGCGCGAATTCGACCGGCTGGTGACGGATCTGGTCAAGCAGGCCGAAGCCGAGGGTGACGTGCGGCCGGACATCGACCCCGCCGTGGCCGCGCGGCTGCTGTTCGGCACGGTGAACTCGCTGATCGAGTGGTACCGGCCGCGCCGGGGTTCCTCGGGTGCGGAGCTGGCGGACGCGGTGTGCAAGATGGCGTTCGACGGCCTGCGGGCGTGA
- a CDS encoding TetR/AcrR family transcriptional regulator, translated as MSTGTRPTRRRLEPAERRAEILAVARRLFGAGSYASVSTSDIAAAAGVARPLINHYFGGKRELYLEVVRQMMIVPAPVVESLPEGPVRRRLEVGIERWIDVVDRNRDAWLTAIGPESAGRDPEIERIMLEADDIAADRVLAGALMTDVTEGREELRAMIRSYGGMLRAASREWLIRGTLNRAELRTFLVESIMGLIEVTYPAVLAERNGARRPPESSPSTV; from the coding sequence ATGAGCACCGGAACCCGGCCCACGCGGCGCCGGCTGGAACCGGCCGAGCGTAGGGCCGAGATCCTCGCGGTGGCGCGGCGCCTGTTCGGGGCCGGCAGCTACGCGTCAGTGTCCACTTCGGACATCGCCGCGGCCGCGGGGGTGGCGAGGCCCCTGATCAACCACTACTTCGGCGGCAAGCGCGAGCTCTACCTCGAAGTCGTGCGGCAGATGATGATCGTGCCCGCGCCCGTGGTCGAGTCGCTGCCCGAAGGCCCCGTGCGGCGCCGGCTGGAGGTCGGCATCGAGCGCTGGATCGACGTGGTCGATCGCAACCGCGACGCGTGGCTCACCGCGATCGGCCCGGAGTCCGCCGGCCGTGACCCCGAGATCGAGCGGATCATGCTGGAGGCCGACGACATCGCGGCCGACCGCGTGCTGGCCGGGGCCCTGATGACCGACGTCACCGAGGGCCGCGAAGAGCTGCGCGCGATGATCCGGTCGTACGGCGGGATGTTGCGCGCGGCGTCTCGCGAATGGCTGATCCGCGGCACGCTCAACCGCGCCGAGCTGCGGACCTTCCTCGTGGAATCGATCATGGGCCTGATCGAGGTCACCTACCCGGCCGTGCTCGCGGAGCGGAACGGCGCGCGTAGGCCGCCGGAGTCGTCCCCGTCCACCGTTTGA
- a CDS encoding AraC family transcriptional regulator, which produces MAELAAPAVRDWDFPRGTASVLLMLGFAEDHGVPAGTLLPGTPREALTGPDRQVDARQELAVVRAVATHIGGGDDIALELGRRYRVTTFGIFGFACISSPTMRDAMLFALRYLDLSFTFCIPHVELDVGDTGGISLVLDDSRVPADVARFLVLRDLAAIHTVMRDLLPGISPRGLEFRHSAPASTKSYVDTFGVEPGFGAERHRASFDPAFLTMPLPQANEQTVALCAAQCEALVARRRERSGISQLVRERLVRLGGVDAGMDEIARQLTVSPRTLRRRLTDAGTGYRQLVDEVRQTLAEEMLDTGALSVEDVALRLGYAEASSFIYAFKRWTGTTPAAYARRSAPRARPGR; this is translated from the coding sequence ATGGCAGAGCTGGCAGCCCCCGCGGTCCGCGACTGGGACTTTCCCCGCGGCACCGCCAGTGTGCTGCTCATGCTCGGGTTCGCCGAGGACCACGGCGTGCCCGCCGGAACGCTGCTGCCCGGCACCCCGCGTGAGGCGCTGACCGGTCCGGACCGTCAGGTCGACGCGCGGCAGGAGCTGGCCGTGGTGCGAGCCGTCGCCACGCACATCGGCGGTGGTGACGACATCGCGCTCGAACTCGGCCGCCGCTACCGCGTGACGACGTTCGGCATCTTCGGGTTCGCCTGCATCAGCAGCCCGACGATGCGCGACGCGATGCTGTTCGCGTTGCGCTACCTGGACTTGAGCTTCACCTTTTGCATCCCCCACGTGGAGCTCGACGTGGGGGATACCGGCGGGATCAGCCTCGTGCTCGACGATTCACGCGTACCCGCCGACGTCGCCCGTTTCCTCGTGCTGCGCGACCTCGCCGCGATCCACACCGTGATGCGCGACCTGCTGCCGGGGATTTCCCCGCGGGGCCTGGAGTTCCGGCATTCGGCACCGGCGTCGACGAAGTCCTATGTGGACACCTTCGGCGTCGAGCCAGGGTTCGGCGCCGAACGCCACCGCGCGAGCTTCGACCCCGCGTTCCTCACCATGCCGTTGCCCCAGGCCAACGAGCAGACCGTGGCCCTGTGCGCGGCCCAGTGCGAAGCTCTCGTGGCCCGCCGTCGCGAACGGTCCGGCATCTCCCAGCTCGTGCGTGAACGCCTCGTGCGCCTCGGCGGCGTTGACGCCGGCATGGACGAGATCGCGCGCCAGCTCACCGTCAGCCCGCGCACGCTGCGCCGCCGACTCACCGACGCCGGCACGGGCTACCGCCAGCTCGTGGACGAGGTCCGCCAGACGCTCGCCGAGGAAATGCTCGACACCGGCGCGTTGTCCGTCGAAGATGTCGCACTGCGCCTGGGTTACGCCGAGGCGTCGAGCTTCATCTACGCGTTCAAACGGTGGACGGGGACGACTCCGGCGGCCTACGCGCGCCGTTCCGCTCCGCGAGCACGGCCGGGTAGGTGA
- a CDS encoding winged helix DNA-binding domain-containing protein codes for MKLSLRALNRATLERQLLLRRATMPALAAVEHLAGLQAQAPFPPYYALWARLHGFKPHDLAKLLLDRSVARIVLMRGTVHLVTAADALAWRPLVQPVMDRDLRTNTLHAARVAGLDHGEVAAVTRELLAQRPHTSAQLGAALAEKWPDRESDALTHLARCLLPLVQIPPRGVWGQAGQPTYQLADHWLAGVDAVASVEQLVRRYLAAFGPATVADVQAWSGLTKLGEVVDGMDLRQYVDHAGRALYDLPDATLPDENVPAPQRLLAPFDQPLLSYADRTRVICDEHRKRVISQNGLVKGTLLVGGFVKGAWEVKTTREAATLVLTPYERLPKRDAAALESSGRRLLAWAEPGLHHDVQLLPM; via the coding sequence ATGAAGCTGAGTCTGCGTGCCCTCAATCGCGCGACACTGGAGCGGCAACTGCTCCTGCGCCGGGCGACGATGCCGGCGCTGGCGGCCGTCGAGCACCTCGCGGGATTGCAGGCGCAGGCGCCGTTCCCGCCGTACTACGCGCTGTGGGCGCGGCTGCACGGCTTCAAACCGCACGACCTGGCGAAGCTGCTCCTCGACCGCAGCGTGGCGCGGATCGTGCTCATGCGCGGCACCGTGCACCTCGTGACGGCGGCCGACGCACTAGCCTGGCGCCCGCTCGTGCAGCCGGTGATGGACCGCGACCTCCGGACGAACACACTGCACGCGGCCCGCGTGGCCGGCCTCGACCACGGCGAAGTGGCTGCCGTGACCCGCGAACTGCTCGCACAGCGCCCGCACACGAGCGCGCAGCTGGGCGCCGCGCTCGCCGAGAAGTGGCCGGACCGCGAGAGCGACGCGTTGACGCACCTGGCGCGCTGCCTCCTGCCGCTGGTGCAGATCCCGCCGCGCGGCGTGTGGGGCCAGGCCGGGCAGCCGACGTACCAGCTCGCGGACCACTGGCTGGCGGGCGTCGACGCCGTAGCGTCGGTCGAGCAGCTGGTGCGGCGCTATCTCGCGGCCTTCGGTCCGGCAACGGTGGCCGACGTGCAAGCGTGGTCGGGTCTCACGAAGCTCGGCGAGGTCGTCGACGGGATGGACTTGCGCCAGTACGTCGACCACGCCGGTCGCGCGCTCTACGACCTGCCGGACGCCACGCTGCCCGACGAGAACGTGCCGGCGCCGCAGCGGTTGCTCGCGCCGTTCGACCAGCCGCTGTTGTCCTACGCCGACCGCACGCGCGTGATCTGCGACGAGCACCGCAAGCGCGTGATCTCGCAGAACGGTCTGGTCAAGGGCACGCTGCTGGTCGGCGGCTTCGTGAAGGGCGCCTGGGAGGTCAAGACCACCCGCGAGGCGGCGACGCTCGTGCTCACGCCGTACGAACGGCTGCCGAAGCGCGACGCGGCCGCGCTGGAGAGCTCCGGCAGGCGGCTGCTGGCCTGGGCGGAACCGGGCCTGCACCACGACGTGCAGCTGCTGCCGATGTGA
- a CDS encoding flavin-containing monooxygenase: MGDTARTPSVLIVGTGFGGVGTAIELKRAGFHDFTILERADEPGGVWRENTYPGAACDIPSPLYSFSYAPNPHWPKRFSMQPDIHAYLKRVVADHDLGPHIRYGQEVTAATFDEGRWRVETAGGETFEADVFVPAVGQLSRPVLPDIAGRDSFEGVAFHSAQWNHEADLAGKRVAVIGTGASAIQFVPELQKRVGKLTIFQRTAPYIMAKNDTRYARWQKRLFERLPATQLLGRLRIFLLAEYATYAMTRHPVLAKAFELRTSQLRRKYIKDPSLRRKLTPKYPLGCKRILFTNDYLPALAQPNVEVETGRIREITPRGVRTEGGVEHEADVIVYGTGFNATDFLGSMKVLGLDGRSLDDAWRGGARAYLGMTMPGFPNLFCVYGPNTNLGAGSIIYMIERQARYIRQAVEQLARPGVSYLDVRPEVEERYDREVQQRLGHSVWSACTSWYRQADGRVSTNWPGLVTEYDRRTRVLDPADFRVVG, encoded by the coding sequence ATGGGTGACACGGCAAGGACGCCGTCGGTGCTGATCGTGGGCACCGGGTTCGGCGGGGTCGGCACGGCGATCGAGTTGAAGCGCGCCGGCTTCCACGACTTCACGATCCTCGAGCGCGCGGACGAGCCCGGCGGGGTGTGGCGCGAGAACACCTACCCTGGCGCGGCGTGCGACATCCCGTCGCCGCTGTACTCGTTCTCCTACGCGCCCAATCCCCACTGGCCCAAGCGGTTCTCGATGCAGCCGGACATCCACGCGTACCTCAAGCGCGTGGTGGCCGACCACGACCTCGGCCCCCACATCCGCTACGGCCAGGAGGTGACGGCCGCGACGTTCGACGAGGGCCGCTGGCGCGTCGAGACGGCGGGCGGCGAGACGTTCGAGGCCGACGTGTTCGTGCCGGCCGTCGGGCAGCTGTCGCGGCCGGTGCTGCCCGACATCGCGGGGCGCGACAGCTTCGAGGGCGTCGCGTTCCATTCGGCGCAGTGGAACCACGAGGCGGACCTCGCGGGCAAGCGCGTCGCCGTGATCGGTACCGGGGCGAGCGCGATCCAGTTCGTGCCCGAGCTGCAGAAACGCGTCGGCAAGCTCACGATCTTCCAGCGCACGGCGCCGTACATCATGGCCAAGAACGACACGCGGTACGCGCGCTGGCAAAAGCGCCTGTTCGAACGCCTCCCGGCGACGCAGCTGCTCGGCCGCCTGCGGATCTTCCTGCTCGCCGAGTATGCGACGTACGCGATGACGCGCCACCCCGTGCTGGCGAAGGCGTTCGAGCTGCGGACCTCGCAGCTGCGACGCAAGTACATCAAGGATCCCTCGCTACGGCGGAAGCTGACGCCGAAGTACCCGTTGGGCTGCAAGCGGATCCTGTTCACCAACGACTACCTGCCCGCGCTCGCGCAGCCGAACGTCGAGGTCGAGACCGGCCGGATCCGCGAGATCACGCCCCGCGGCGTTCGCACGGAAGGCGGTGTGGAGCACGAAGCCGACGTGATCGTGTACGGCACCGGCTTCAACGCCACCGACTTCCTCGGCTCGATGAAGGTGCTGGGCCTCGACGGGCGCAGCCTCGACGACGCGTGGCGCGGCGGCGCTCGCGCGTACCTGGGCATGACAATGCCCGGCTTCCCCAACCTGTTCTGCGTCTACGGCCCCAACACCAACCTCGGCGCCGGCTCCATCATCTACATGATCGAGCGGCAAGCGCGCTACATCCGCCAGGCCGTGGAACAGCTCGCACGGCCGGGTGTGTCCTATTTGGACGTGCGGCCCGAGGTGGAGGAACGCTACGACCGCGAGGTGCAGCAGCGGCTGGGCCACAGCGTGTGGAGCGCGTGCACGAGCTGGTACCGCCAGGCCGACGGGCGTGTGAGCACCAACTGGCCCGGCCTGGTGACCGAGTACGACCGCAGGACCCGGGTGCTGGACCCGGCCGACTTCAGGGTGGTGGGCTGA
- a CDS encoding GMC oxidoreductase produces the protein MLNTDYDVLVIGSGFGGSVTALRLTEKGYRVGVLEAGRRFADDEFAKTSWRLRKYLWAPKLGLYGIQRLTLLKNTFVMSGTGVGGGSLVYANTLYEPPDAFYQDQQWAHITDWKDELAPYYDQAKRMLGVVENPLTTPADEVLREVADDMGIGHTYRRTPVGVYFGSRPGAESPDPFFGGAGPARRGCTHCGECMTGCRVGAKNTTVKNYLYLAEQAGAEVHPLATVVSVRPVDGGYAVDTERTGRWVRRGRRTFTARDVVFSAAALGTQRLLHQLRDNGTLPGLSPRLGLLARTNSEAVLAARSLRKDTDYTRGVAITSSIHPDAVTHVEPVRYGKGSNVMGLMATVLVDAEPGKRRWALGLRELARRWRQLPRLHNPRHWSERMIGLLVMQTLDNSVTTYTKRGLFGRRMTTRQGTGEPSPDWIPAGHEVTRRVAAKIGGLPQGAWTDLANTPITGHFIGGCAIGDSPDTGVVDPYQRVYGHPGLHIVDGSTISANLGVNPSLTITAQAERAMALWPNKGEADPRPALGAAYRRITPVAPRKPAVPSTAPGVLHLPIVNIRIGQ, from the coding sequence ATCTTGAACACCGACTACGACGTCCTCGTGATCGGCTCCGGTTTCGGCGGCAGTGTCACGGCGTTGCGGCTCACGGAGAAGGGCTACCGCGTCGGCGTGCTGGAAGCCGGGCGCCGCTTCGCCGACGACGAGTTCGCCAAGACGTCGTGGCGCCTGCGGAAGTACCTGTGGGCCCCGAAACTCGGCCTGTACGGCATCCAGCGCCTCACGCTGCTGAAGAACACCTTCGTGATGAGCGGCACCGGCGTCGGCGGTGGTTCGCTGGTCTACGCGAACACGCTGTACGAGCCGCCGGACGCGTTCTACCAGGACCAGCAGTGGGCGCACATCACGGACTGGAAGGACGAGCTGGCGCCCTACTACGACCAGGCCAAACGCATGCTGGGCGTCGTCGAGAACCCGCTCACGACGCCGGCCGACGAGGTGCTGCGCGAGGTCGCCGACGACATGGGCATCGGCCACACCTACCGCCGCACGCCCGTCGGCGTGTACTTCGGCTCGCGCCCGGGTGCGGAGTCGCCCGACCCGTTCTTCGGCGGCGCCGGCCCCGCGCGCCGCGGCTGCACGCACTGCGGCGAGTGCATGACCGGCTGCCGCGTCGGCGCGAAGAACACGACCGTGAAGAACTACCTCTACCTCGCCGAACAGGCGGGCGCCGAGGTCCACCCGTTGGCGACGGTGGTCTCCGTGCGCCCGGTCGACGGCGGCTACGCGGTGGACACCGAACGCACCGGCCGCTGGGTCCGGCGCGGCCGGCGCACCTTCACCGCGCGCGATGTCGTCTTCTCGGCTGCGGCGCTGGGCACGCAACGCCTCCTGCACCAGCTGCGCGACAACGGCACGCTCCCGGGCTTGTCACCGCGCCTCGGCTTGCTGGCGCGCACCAACTCCGAGGCCGTGCTCGCCGCGCGCTCGCTGCGCAAGGACACCGACTACACGCGCGGCGTCGCCATCACGTCGTCGATCCACCCGGACGCGGTCACCCACGTCGAGCCCGTGCGCTACGGCAAGGGCAGCAACGTCATGGGCCTCATGGCCACCGTCCTCGTCGACGCCGAACCCGGCAAACGCCGCTGGGCGCTGGGTCTTCGAGAACTGGCGAGGCGCTGGCGCCAGCTGCCGCGCCTGCACAACCCGCGGCACTGGTCGGAACGCATGATCGGCCTGCTCGTGATGCAGACGCTCGACAACTCCGTGACCACGTACACGAAACGCGGCCTGTTCGGCCGCCGCATGACCACTCGTCAAGGCACCGGCGAGCCGAGCCCCGACTGGATCCCCGCCGGCCACGAGGTGACCCGACGCGTCGCCGCGAAGATCGGCGGCCTCCCCCAGGGCGCGTGGACCGACCTCGCCAACACGCCGATCACCGGCCACTTCATCGGCGGCTGCGCCATCGGCGACTCCCCCGACACCGGCGTCGTCGACCCCTACCAGCGCGTCTACGGCCACCCCGGCCTCCACATCGTCGACGGCTCGACGATCTCGGCCAACCTGGGCGTGAACCCGTCGCTGACGATCACCGCCCAGGCCGAACGCGCCATGGCGTTGTGGCCGAACAAGGGCGAGGCGGATCCACGCCCTGCGCTGGGCGCGGCCTACCGCCGCATCACGCCCGTGGCGCCCCGGAAGCCGGCCGTACCGTCGACGGCTCCCGGCGTGCTGCATCTGCCGATTGTCAATATCCGGATCGGGCAGTGA